A region of Cataglyphis hispanica isolate Lineage 1 chromosome 8, ULB_Chis1_1.0, whole genome shotgun sequence DNA encodes the following proteins:
- the LOC126851339 gene encoding dystroglycan 1 isoform X1: MKKHPHILTCILLLLPLAFGLSLPQEDDLVFDDVGEDNDNSPTGSVLVNHHAPRDRSDRYEHGSSSRDGRRHTSRVERAWGVSDSVVPVGHVFKMKIPRQAFSGNVDFYEVHGTSNRDRFPEWMHWDDSASTLLGVPLKEDTGNYHLTVTAFGKHRDTAKDQFIVQVIPEKLEELKHKDGRTHCDDGEEQTVLTILLDAAIEKLSPTIRTNAIENLAGFLGMHTSAFSMHSQGVKALGSSVILSGPGNVRLSRFRKNHLTTIQWQVGCDGHLWKHQAELLKQLREQAEDGTLAEVLQLPVISWRVRTDSSLSLRNRREVGSGNYGDADGYDENYDDYEDNEEDYDGEEGEDDNEDSRVPPTYMPNVPEHPHRHHHGEDTIDWKSENVDEEEIIPRMRQIELENRTTTPTTTTTELTTSSPSTTTSTTTTTSTTTTQVAPTTIPTTASSITTTTTSADTTTTASISTAVDPSIESPRLETTNEESSTERTKHVEVVEPVTILPTIPSDITTTPLPITTLLSLSTTFIQTSVPDKVETEIVASINNVTTEEPEQIMTSTRESSTTVPTPIVITDVNITTPSTVVVTNVSTTITAPVNVTNATTSTTNAISSTSDLRTTLSTTPSSTSTTTTTTTTVAPTTTTTTTTTTTTTTARVITESIEYGQVNFPPRRDKRLKKIAVTAGKPLNYVIPANTFTDLEDGNTRNLKLELYWHGAPLKTTHWLQFNSDMQEIYGLPLEKDISTWNYDLVATDSEGANVSDSLDIHVQQHKLSRSVNHEFTIYLRIDKRSEFPTDVNWEHKVIQSLAVLYEDNIQHITVRSIEINTSDREQVIFTWTNDNIPRSSECPREHINKLWRVLVDINGDPSSSLRRELAPEITVKRVVFQGIGQCEDMNRLEEPKVSTEEPKVNLPPVPRNQVDHVNATVGQLLVFKVPEDTFFDAEDGSSRNMKMSLLTIDRIPIPSHEWLQFDSKNQEFYGVPMRTDIGRKEYQLVVTDKDGASSTDGLVVVVHPAPPMAHTVEFSMTLDIPYDSFAHSALQKRNFIEKLRDLYEDKDTSAISLHSISNGSTVITWHNRTLPTSYCAHEEVNRLRSVLVKSDNDRRSVTDEVLEVMGLKFPVKQITVIPMGICLGELTGVHSPDSHVPPVDDSTSVGAFRDDYLLTFVLPAIIVAAMLIVAGIIACVLHRRRRSGKMSVSEQDDERQSFRSKGIPVIFQDELEEKPDPGNKSPVILKEEKPPLPPPEYQKAEDGADVPMLSKENSEEPYQPPPPFATNRDTNRQNRPKPTPTYRKPPPYVPP, translated from the exons ATGAAGAAGCATCCGCACATCCTTACGTGCATCCTGCTCCTGCTACCTCTGGCGTTTGGCCTCAGCTTGCCTCAGGAGGACGACCTGGTCTTCGACGATGTCGGCGAGGACAATGACAACTCGCCTACCGGATCCGTTCTGGTAAATCATCATGCGCCTCGCGATCGATCTGATCGTTACGAGCACGGATCGTCGTCCAGGGATGGCAGGAGACATACCTCTCGGGTCGAAAGAGCATGGGGCGTGTCGGATTCCGTCGTCCCAGTTGGCCATGTTTTCAAGATGAAAATACCACGGCAGGCGTTTTCGGGAAATGTGGATTTTTACGAG GTTCACGGGACGAGTAATCGTGATCGTTTTCCGGAATGGATGCACTGGGACGACTCGGCGTCCACTCTCCTGGGTGTGCCGTTGAAAGAAGACACGGGCAATTATCACCTGACCGTCACAGCTTTCGGTAAGCATCGTGACACCGCCAAGGATCAGTTCATCGTGCAGGTTATACCTGAGAAACTGGAGGAGCTCAAGCATAAGGATGGCAGG ACGCATTGCGATGACGGAGAGGAACAAACGGTTCTCACAATATTACTGGATGCGGCCATAGAGAAGCTATCGCCTACCATCAGGACAAACGCCATCGAAAATCTCGCGGGTTTTCTGGGAATGCACACG AGCGCATTTTCCATGCATTCTCAAGGCGTGAAGGCACTGGGCTCCTCCGTTATTCTTAGCGGACCTGGAAACGTTAGGCTTTCCAGATTTAGAAAGAATCATTTGACTACTATTCAATGGCAG GTCGGTTGCGACGGCCACTTATGGAAGCATCAAGCGGAATTGTTGAAACAACTGCGGGAACAAGCGGAGGACGGCACTCTAGCAGAAGTTCTACAGTTACCTGTGATATCGTGGCGTGTAAGGACAGATTCGAGCCTCTCTTTGAGAAACAGGAGAGAAGTCGGTTCCGGCAACTACGGTGACGCGGACGGTTACGATGAAAATTACGATGATTATGAGGACAATGAGGAAGATTACGACGGCGAAGAGGGTGAGGATGACAACGAAGATTCACGAGTACCACCGACTTACATGCCGAATGTTCCGGAGCATCCGCACAGGCATCACCACGGCGAGGATACGATCGATTGGAAG AGCGAAAACGTTGACGAAGAAGAGATAATACCAAGAATGAGGCAAATCGAGCTGGAAAACAGAACAACCACTCCTACT ACAACAACCACTGAACTTACTACATCATCACCATCAACAACTACTTCCACCACTACGACGACAAGTACAACCACCACCCAAGTCGCGCCAACGACTATACCTACTACTGCTAGTAGCATCACAACGACTACAACATCAGCCGATACAACAACAACAGCTAGCATCTCCACCGCTGTAGATCCATCGATAGAATCTCCGAGATTGGAGACCACAAACGAAGAATCCTCGACAGAGAGAACGAAACATGTGGAAGTGGTTGAACCCGTTACCATTTTACCGACTATTCCTTCGGACATCACCACAACTCCTCTTCCTATCACCACTCTACTGTCTCTTAGCACAACGTTCATCCAGACTAGCGTGCCCGATAAAGTCGAGACGGAGATCGTCGCCAGTATCAATAACGTTACGACGGAAGAG CCGGAACAAATTATGACCTCAACAAGAGAATCATCGACCACCGTACCAACACCAATTGTAATCACGGATGTTAACATTACCACTCCTTCAACTGTAGTCGTAACGAATGTTAGCACTACCATTACTGCGCCTGTGAATGTAACAAATGCCACAACCTCGACTACTAATGCGATATCGTCGACATCGGATCTTCGAACGACGTTGAGCACGACTCCGTCTAGTACCAGCACAACTACGACTACAACCACTACCGTTGCtcctactactactactactaccactactactactactactacgaCAGCTCGTGTTATTACGGAGAGTATTGAATATGGCCAAGTAAACTTCCCGCCCAGACGCGacaagagattaaaaaagatagcGGTAACTGCCGGCAAACCATTGAATTACGTTATACCGGCCAATACCTTCACCGATCTCGAAGATGGTAATACGAGAAATCTGAAATTGGAATTGTACTGGCACGGTGCGCCACTCAAGACAACTCACTGGCTTCAGTTCAATTCTGATATGCAAGAAATTTATGGACT gCCTCTCGAGAAAGATATATCTACCTGGAATTACGACCTAGTTGCCACGGACAGCGAAGGCGCCAATGTCTCCGATAGTCTCGACATTCATGTTCAGCAGCACAAATTGAGTCGTAGCGTCAATCACGAATTCACAATTTACTTGAGGATCGATAAACGAAGCGAATTCCCGACAGACGTTAACTGGGAACACAAA GTAATTCAAAGCTTGGCTGTACTTTACGAAGACAACATCCAGCACATTACAGTTCGTTCCATTGAAATCAATACATCCGATCGTGAACAAGTCATTTTTACATGGACTAACGATAATATTCCAAGAAGTAGCGAATGTCCAAgagaacatataaataaattatggcgt GTGCTCGTTGATATTAATGGAGATCCATCGTCTTCTCTAAGAAGAGAACTTGCTCCAGAAATTACAGTTAAACGTGTCGTGTTTCAAGGCATAGGGCAATGCGAGGATATGAATCGTCTCGAGGAACCAAAAGTCTCTACCGAAGAGCCAAAAGTTAATTTACCGCCTGTACCGAGAAATCAAGTCGATCACGTTAATGCGACAGTTGGACAATTACTTGTATTTAAAGTGCCGGAa GATACTTTCTTTGATGCTGAGGATGGATCGTCGCGAAACATGAAGATGTCACTTTTGACTATCGATCGAATACCTATTCCATCTCACGAGTGGCTGCAGTTTGATAGCaaaaatcaagaattttaCGGCGTTCCAATGCGCACCGATATCGGCCGCAAAGAATATCAACTGGTTGTCACCGATAAAGACG gtGCAAGCAGCACAGATGGTTTAGTCGTTGTCGTTCATCCGGCGCCGCCTATGGCGCACACGGTGGAATTCTCGATGACGCTGGATATTCCTTACGACTCCTTTGCGCATTCCGCGCTTCAGAAGCGTAACTTTATCGAGAAGCTGCGAGATCTCTACGAGGACAAGGACACGAGCGCTATCTCATTGCACAGCATCTCGAACGGTAGTACCGTAATCACGTGGCATAACAGAACTCTACCTACATCGTATTGCGCTCACGAGGAGGTTAACAGGTTACGATCTGTACTCGTGAAAAGTGACAATGATCGACGTTCCGTGACGGACGAGGTGCTGGAAGTGATGGGCTTGAAATTCCCTGTAAAACAGATTACGGTGATTCCGATGGGAATCTGTCTCGGTGAATTGACGGGCGTGCATTCGCCAGATAGCCATGTACCACCGGTGGACGATTCCACGTCGGTCGGCGCGTTCCGCGACGATTACCTTCTCACTTTTGTTCTGCCAGCGATTATTGTCGCCGCTATGCTCATCGTAGCGGGAATCATTGCGTGTGTTCTGCACAGACGAAGACGCAGCGGGAAGATGAGTGTCAGCGAACAAGATGACGAGCGGCAGAGTTTTCGCAGCAAGGGAATTCCTGTGATTTTCCAGGACGAATTGGAGGAAAAGCCAGATCCTG GCAATAAATCGCCTGTCATcctgaaagaagaaaaaccaCCTCTTCCACCACCGGAATATCAGAAAGCTGAGGACGGGGCTGACGTACCGATGCTATCGAAGGAGAACTCCGAAGAACCATATCAACCGCCACCGCCGTTTGCTACGAATCGCGACACCAATCGACAAAATCGTCCTAAGCCCACTCCGACGTACAGAAAACCGCCCCCTTATGTGCCTCCCTAA
- the LOC126851339 gene encoding dystroglycan 1 isoform X2 — translation MKKHPHILTCILLLLPLAFGLSLPQEDDLVFDDVGEDNDNSPTGSVLVNHHAPRDRSDRYEHGSSSRDGRRHTSRVERAWGVSDSVVPVGHVFKMKIPRQAFSGNVDFYEVHGTSNRDRFPEWMHWDDSASTLLGVPLKEDTGNYHLTVTAFGKHRDTAKDQFIVQVIPEKLEELKHKDGRTHCDDGEEQTVLTILLDAAIEKLSPTIRTNAIENLAGFLGMHTSAFSMHSQGVKALGSSVILSGPGNVRLSRFRKNHLTTIQWQVGCDGHLWKHQAELLKQLREQAEDGTLAEVLQLPVISWRVRTDSSLSLRNRREVGSGNYGDADGYDENYDDYEDNEEDYDGEEGEDDNEDSRVPPTYMPNVPEHPHRHHHGEDTIDWKSENVDEEEIIPRMRQIELENRTTTPTPEQIMTSTRESSTTVPTPIVITDVNITTPSTVVVTNVSTTITAPVNVTNATTSTTNAISSTSDLRTTLSTTPSSTSTTTTTTTTVAPTTTTTTTTTTTTTTARVITESIEYGQVNFPPRRDKRLKKIAVTAGKPLNYVIPANTFTDLEDGNTRNLKLELYWHGAPLKTTHWLQFNSDMQEIYGLPLEKDISTWNYDLVATDSEGANVSDSLDIHVQQHKLSRSVNHEFTIYLRIDKRSEFPTDVNWEHKVIQSLAVLYEDNIQHITVRSIEINTSDREQVIFTWTNDNIPRSSECPREHINKLWRVLVDINGDPSSSLRRELAPEITVKRVVFQGIGQCEDMNRLEEPKVSTEEPKVNLPPVPRNQVDHVNATVGQLLVFKVPEDTFFDAEDGSSRNMKMSLLTIDRIPIPSHEWLQFDSKNQEFYGVPMRTDIGRKEYQLVVTDKDGASSTDGLVVVVHPAPPMAHTVEFSMTLDIPYDSFAHSALQKRNFIEKLRDLYEDKDTSAISLHSISNGSTVITWHNRTLPTSYCAHEEVNRLRSVLVKSDNDRRSVTDEVLEVMGLKFPVKQITVIPMGICLGELTGVHSPDSHVPPVDDSTSVGAFRDDYLLTFVLPAIIVAAMLIVAGIIACVLHRRRRSGKMSVSEQDDERQSFRSKGIPVIFQDELEEKPDPGNKSPVILKEEKPPLPPPEYQKAEDGADVPMLSKENSEEPYQPPPPFATNRDTNRQNRPKPTPTYRKPPPYVPP, via the exons ATGAAGAAGCATCCGCACATCCTTACGTGCATCCTGCTCCTGCTACCTCTGGCGTTTGGCCTCAGCTTGCCTCAGGAGGACGACCTGGTCTTCGACGATGTCGGCGAGGACAATGACAACTCGCCTACCGGATCCGTTCTGGTAAATCATCATGCGCCTCGCGATCGATCTGATCGTTACGAGCACGGATCGTCGTCCAGGGATGGCAGGAGACATACCTCTCGGGTCGAAAGAGCATGGGGCGTGTCGGATTCCGTCGTCCCAGTTGGCCATGTTTTCAAGATGAAAATACCACGGCAGGCGTTTTCGGGAAATGTGGATTTTTACGAG GTTCACGGGACGAGTAATCGTGATCGTTTTCCGGAATGGATGCACTGGGACGACTCGGCGTCCACTCTCCTGGGTGTGCCGTTGAAAGAAGACACGGGCAATTATCACCTGACCGTCACAGCTTTCGGTAAGCATCGTGACACCGCCAAGGATCAGTTCATCGTGCAGGTTATACCTGAGAAACTGGAGGAGCTCAAGCATAAGGATGGCAGG ACGCATTGCGATGACGGAGAGGAACAAACGGTTCTCACAATATTACTGGATGCGGCCATAGAGAAGCTATCGCCTACCATCAGGACAAACGCCATCGAAAATCTCGCGGGTTTTCTGGGAATGCACACG AGCGCATTTTCCATGCATTCTCAAGGCGTGAAGGCACTGGGCTCCTCCGTTATTCTTAGCGGACCTGGAAACGTTAGGCTTTCCAGATTTAGAAAGAATCATTTGACTACTATTCAATGGCAG GTCGGTTGCGACGGCCACTTATGGAAGCATCAAGCGGAATTGTTGAAACAACTGCGGGAACAAGCGGAGGACGGCACTCTAGCAGAAGTTCTACAGTTACCTGTGATATCGTGGCGTGTAAGGACAGATTCGAGCCTCTCTTTGAGAAACAGGAGAGAAGTCGGTTCCGGCAACTACGGTGACGCGGACGGTTACGATGAAAATTACGATGATTATGAGGACAATGAGGAAGATTACGACGGCGAAGAGGGTGAGGATGACAACGAAGATTCACGAGTACCACCGACTTACATGCCGAATGTTCCGGAGCATCCGCACAGGCATCACCACGGCGAGGATACGATCGATTGGAAG AGCGAAAACGTTGACGAAGAAGAGATAATACCAAGAATGAGGCAAATCGAGCTGGAAAACAGAACAACCACTCCTACT CCGGAACAAATTATGACCTCAACAAGAGAATCATCGACCACCGTACCAACACCAATTGTAATCACGGATGTTAACATTACCACTCCTTCAACTGTAGTCGTAACGAATGTTAGCACTACCATTACTGCGCCTGTGAATGTAACAAATGCCACAACCTCGACTACTAATGCGATATCGTCGACATCGGATCTTCGAACGACGTTGAGCACGACTCCGTCTAGTACCAGCACAACTACGACTACAACCACTACCGTTGCtcctactactactactactaccactactactactactactacgaCAGCTCGTGTTATTACGGAGAGTATTGAATATGGCCAAGTAAACTTCCCGCCCAGACGCGacaagagattaaaaaagatagcGGTAACTGCCGGCAAACCATTGAATTACGTTATACCGGCCAATACCTTCACCGATCTCGAAGATGGTAATACGAGAAATCTGAAATTGGAATTGTACTGGCACGGTGCGCCACTCAAGACAACTCACTGGCTTCAGTTCAATTCTGATATGCAAGAAATTTATGGACT gCCTCTCGAGAAAGATATATCTACCTGGAATTACGACCTAGTTGCCACGGACAGCGAAGGCGCCAATGTCTCCGATAGTCTCGACATTCATGTTCAGCAGCACAAATTGAGTCGTAGCGTCAATCACGAATTCACAATTTACTTGAGGATCGATAAACGAAGCGAATTCCCGACAGACGTTAACTGGGAACACAAA GTAATTCAAAGCTTGGCTGTACTTTACGAAGACAACATCCAGCACATTACAGTTCGTTCCATTGAAATCAATACATCCGATCGTGAACAAGTCATTTTTACATGGACTAACGATAATATTCCAAGAAGTAGCGAATGTCCAAgagaacatataaataaattatggcgt GTGCTCGTTGATATTAATGGAGATCCATCGTCTTCTCTAAGAAGAGAACTTGCTCCAGAAATTACAGTTAAACGTGTCGTGTTTCAAGGCATAGGGCAATGCGAGGATATGAATCGTCTCGAGGAACCAAAAGTCTCTACCGAAGAGCCAAAAGTTAATTTACCGCCTGTACCGAGAAATCAAGTCGATCACGTTAATGCGACAGTTGGACAATTACTTGTATTTAAAGTGCCGGAa GATACTTTCTTTGATGCTGAGGATGGATCGTCGCGAAACATGAAGATGTCACTTTTGACTATCGATCGAATACCTATTCCATCTCACGAGTGGCTGCAGTTTGATAGCaaaaatcaagaattttaCGGCGTTCCAATGCGCACCGATATCGGCCGCAAAGAATATCAACTGGTTGTCACCGATAAAGACG gtGCAAGCAGCACAGATGGTTTAGTCGTTGTCGTTCATCCGGCGCCGCCTATGGCGCACACGGTGGAATTCTCGATGACGCTGGATATTCCTTACGACTCCTTTGCGCATTCCGCGCTTCAGAAGCGTAACTTTATCGAGAAGCTGCGAGATCTCTACGAGGACAAGGACACGAGCGCTATCTCATTGCACAGCATCTCGAACGGTAGTACCGTAATCACGTGGCATAACAGAACTCTACCTACATCGTATTGCGCTCACGAGGAGGTTAACAGGTTACGATCTGTACTCGTGAAAAGTGACAATGATCGACGTTCCGTGACGGACGAGGTGCTGGAAGTGATGGGCTTGAAATTCCCTGTAAAACAGATTACGGTGATTCCGATGGGAATCTGTCTCGGTGAATTGACGGGCGTGCATTCGCCAGATAGCCATGTACCACCGGTGGACGATTCCACGTCGGTCGGCGCGTTCCGCGACGATTACCTTCTCACTTTTGTTCTGCCAGCGATTATTGTCGCCGCTATGCTCATCGTAGCGGGAATCATTGCGTGTGTTCTGCACAGACGAAGACGCAGCGGGAAGATGAGTGTCAGCGAACAAGATGACGAGCGGCAGAGTTTTCGCAGCAAGGGAATTCCTGTGATTTTCCAGGACGAATTGGAGGAAAAGCCAGATCCTG GCAATAAATCGCCTGTCATcctgaaagaagaaaaaccaCCTCTTCCACCACCGGAATATCAGAAAGCTGAGGACGGGGCTGACGTACCGATGCTATCGAAGGAGAACTCCGAAGAACCATATCAACCGCCACCGCCGTTTGCTACGAATCGCGACACCAATCGACAAAATCGTCCTAAGCCCACTCCGACGTACAGAAAACCGCCCCCTTATGTGCCTCCCTAA